The genome window CTGATACAGAGCCGGTACTAACTTTCTTTGGGTCAAATCTCCTGAAGCCCCAAAAATCGTCAGAATAAGAGGCTCTGGAGTTTTAGCTTGTTTTAAACCCGCTCTTAAAGGGTTTTCTTGTAATGTAACCATTGTACTTTTGTCCTTGAACAACCACCTACATTCTAGTTTCTCTCTTTGAATGTGGGTCAATTTGTTTGGCTATGTAAAGTTTTGTTACGTTGTTATTTTATTTGATTTTCTAGTCCACAATAGGCAGCATAACCAATGGCGATCGCATCTACACTATCATCAATGGGCAAAGAATCCAACTCAAAAATACTTTGTAAAGCCTCCGCTACTTCTTCCTTTGTAGCTCTACCATGGACTAAATGAGCTTTCCAGCTCGATTGATGTAAAAAAGTGGGGATTATATTTCCCTCCCGATAACACACAAGATGAATTACCCCCAACGCCTGTAATACTCCCCCTGCTGCCTTGATTTGGCGGCTAAAAAAAGGCATTTCAATGGCAACACTATTCGGCTTAAACTCGTGAAATAAATCATTAAAATCA of Cyanobacterium sp. HL-69 contains these proteins:
- the ruvC gene encoding crossover junction endodeoxyribonuclease RuvC, which encodes MIWLGIDPGLAIIGWAILEGDDMVTPSLVDYGIIETNKKQPTGERLQEIESDFNDLFHEFKPNSVAIEMPFFSRQIKAAGGVLQALGVIHLVCYREGNIIPTFLHQSSWKAHLVHGRATKEEVAEALQSIFELDSLPIDDSVDAIAIGYAAYCGLENQIK